From the Polyangiaceae bacterium genome, one window contains:
- the katG gene encoding catalase/peroxidase HPI, whose translation MSDEKKCPFHHTAGGGTTNRDWWPNQLRLDLLHQHSSKSDPMGEGFDYRAAFEGLDYAALKQDLAALMTDSQPWWPADFGHYGGLFVRMAWHSAGTYRVQDGRGGGGRGQQRFAPLNSWPDNVNLDKARRLLWPIKQKYGSRISWADLMILAGNVALETMGFKTFGFGGGRADVWEPDQDVYWGAEQTWLGDQRYSGKRDLENPLAAVQMGLIYVNPEGPNGNPDPAAAAHDIRETFARMAMNDEETVALIAGGHSFGKTHGAGDAKAVGADPEAAGLAEQGLGWKSSYKSGMAGDAITSGLEVTWTQTPTQWSNSFFENLFKYEWELSKSPAGAQQWVAKDAEASIPDAHDTTKKHRPTMLTTDLSLRFDPAYEKISRRFLQHPEQFAEAFARAWFKLTHRDMGPRARYLGPEVPAEELLWQDPIPKVDHALIDDADVAALKAKVLASGLSVSQLVSTAWASASTFRGSDKRGGANGARIALAPQKDWSVNQPAELAKVLEVLRRVQDEFNRAAAGGKKVSLADLIVLAGCAAVERAAKNAGHEVTVPFSPGRTDASQAQTDVESMGVLEPVADGFRNYVADGVEIPAERLLLDKAQLLTLTAPEMTALLGGLRVLGANAGRSSRGVFTKKTDTLSNDYFVNLLDMSTAWKPTSKAELEFEGRNRSSGELVWTGSRVDLVFGSNSQLRAIAEVYASADGQAKLVHDFVEAWNKVMNLDRFDLA comes from the coding sequence ATGTCCGACGAAAAGAAGTGCCCCTTTCACCACACTGCCGGCGGCGGAACGACCAACCGCGACTGGTGGCCGAACCAGTTGCGTCTGGACCTCCTGCATCAGCACTCATCCAAGTCCGACCCCATGGGCGAGGGGTTCGACTACCGAGCCGCCTTCGAGGGGCTCGACTACGCAGCCCTGAAACAAGACCTGGCCGCGCTGATGACCGACTCTCAGCCGTGGTGGCCCGCGGATTTCGGCCACTACGGCGGGCTGTTCGTGCGCATGGCGTGGCACAGCGCCGGCACCTATCGCGTTCAAGACGGGCGCGGCGGCGGCGGCCGAGGCCAGCAGCGCTTCGCGCCCCTGAACAGCTGGCCCGACAACGTCAACTTGGACAAGGCCCGTCGCTTGCTGTGGCCGATCAAGCAAAAGTACGGCAGCCGGATCTCCTGGGCCGACTTGATGATCCTCGCGGGCAACGTCGCGCTCGAAACGATGGGTTTCAAGACCTTTGGTTTCGGTGGCGGGCGCGCCGACGTGTGGGAACCGGACCAGGACGTGTATTGGGGTGCGGAGCAAACCTGGTTGGGCGACCAGCGCTACTCCGGAAAGCGCGATCTGGAGAATCCCCTCGCCGCGGTGCAGATGGGTCTCATTTACGTGAACCCCGAGGGCCCGAACGGCAATCCGGATCCCGCGGCGGCCGCCCACGACATCCGCGAGACCTTTGCGCGCATGGCCATGAACGACGAAGAGACCGTCGCGCTCATTGCGGGCGGGCACAGCTTCGGCAAGACCCACGGCGCGGGCGACGCCAAGGCCGTCGGCGCGGATCCCGAAGCAGCCGGTTTGGCAGAGCAAGGCCTGGGTTGGAAGAGCAGCTACAAGTCAGGGATGGCGGGCGACGCGATCACGAGCGGCCTGGAAGTCACGTGGACACAGACCCCGACGCAGTGGAGCAACTCCTTCTTCGAGAACCTGTTCAAGTACGAATGGGAACTCAGCAAGAGCCCGGCCGGCGCTCAGCAGTGGGTGGCCAAGGACGCCGAGGCGAGCATTCCAGACGCTCACGACACGACGAAGAAACACCGTCCCACCATGCTGACGACGGATCTCTCGCTGCGCTTCGATCCGGCCTACGAGAAGATCTCACGCCGCTTCTTGCAGCACCCCGAGCAGTTCGCCGAAGCGTTCGCCCGCGCTTGGTTCAAGCTCACCCATCGCGACATGGGGCCGCGCGCGCGATACCTCGGCCCCGAGGTCCCCGCCGAAGAACTCCTGTGGCAGGACCCGATCCCGAAGGTCGATCACGCACTGATCGACGACGCGGATGTTGCAGCACTGAAGGCGAAGGTCCTTGCTTCGGGCCTATCCGTCTCTCAACTGGTGTCGACGGCTTGGGCCTCGGCCTCGACCTTCCGCGGCTCTGACAAGCGCGGAGGTGCCAACGGTGCCCGCATTGCGCTCGCGCCGCAGAAGGATTGGAGCGTCAACCAGCCTGCGGAGCTTGCCAAAGTGCTGGAGGTCCTGCGTCGCGTACAAGATGAGTTCAATCGCGCGGCAGCCGGCGGAAAGAAGGTGTCCCTGGCCGACTTGATCGTGCTCGCGGGCTGCGCAGCAGTGGAGCGCGCTGCCAAGAACGCTGGCCACGAGGTCACGGTGCCCTTCTCGCCGGGGCGCACCGACGCTTCACAGGCGCAGACGGACGTCGAGAGCATGGGCGTGCTCGAGCCCGTGGCCGACGGTTTCCGCAACTACGTTGCCGACGGTGTCGAGATCCCTGCCGAGCGCTTGCTGTTGGACAAAGCGCAACTCTTGACCTTGACGGCACCCGAGATGACCGCCCTGTTGGGAGGATTGCGCGTGCTTGGCGCGAACGCCGGTCGGTCGAGCCGCGGCGTGTTCACGAAGAAGACTGACACGCTCAGCAACGACTACTTCGTGAATCTGCTCGACATGAGCACCGCGTGGAAGCCGACGTCGAAGGCCGAGCTCGAATTCGAGGGACGAAACCGCAGCAGCGGTGAGTTGGTCTGGACTGGGTCACGGGTGGATCTCGTCTTCGGCTCCAACTCACAGCTCCGCGCCATTGCAGAGGTCTACGCCAGCGCAGATGGACAAGCGAAGCTCGTTCACGACTTCGTCGAGGCCTGGAACAAGGTGATGAACCTGGACCGCTTCGACCTGGCGTAG
- a CDS encoding glycosyltransferase family 4 protein, protein MTTRAATTRLRVGMLAPISWRVPPRHYGPWELFVSLLTEGLVERGVDVTLFATSDSVTSARLVGTAPTGYSEDPSLDSKVLECLHISALFERAGDFDVIHNSFDFLPLSYSGLVRTPVVTTIHGFSSPDILPVYQKYNRHGHYVAISDADRHPSLDYVATIHHGIDMGQFPLGTLERKYLLFFGRIHPDKGTAEAIEVAHRAELPLVICGIVQDRTYFERRVQPHIDGTRVQFLGAVGGRRRARILGRARALLHLIDFDEPFGFSVVEALACGTPVIAYRRGSMPEILEHGRNGFLVDSLDGAATAVNAAARLDAPEVRATVEERFDVGRMVESYLDVYRAVLEHDVAT, encoded by the coding sequence ATGACGACCCGTGCCGCGACGACGCGTCTTCGCGTCGGGATGCTTGCGCCCATCTCATGGCGCGTCCCCCCGAGGCACTATGGGCCCTGGGAGCTGTTCGTCTCGCTTTTGACCGAGGGCCTCGTCGAGCGCGGCGTAGACGTGACGCTCTTCGCAACGAGTGACTCGGTCACGAGCGCTCGTCTGGTGGGGACGGCTCCCACGGGCTACTCCGAAGATCCGTCCCTCGACAGCAAAGTCTTGGAATGCCTCCACATCTCCGCGCTGTTCGAACGGGCGGGTGACTTCGACGTGATTCACAACAGTTTCGATTTCTTGCCGCTCAGCTACAGCGGCCTCGTTCGCACGCCCGTCGTCACCACCATTCACGGCTTCTCGTCGCCGGACATTCTTCCCGTGTACCAGAAGTACAATCGGCACGGTCACTACGTGGCCATCAGCGACGCGGACCGGCACCCATCGCTCGACTATGTCGCGACGATTCACCACGGTATCGACATGGGTCAGTTCCCGCTCGGGACCTTGGAGCGAAAGTATCTGCTCTTCTTTGGCAGAATCCATCCGGACAAGGGCACGGCCGAAGCGATCGAAGTCGCGCACCGTGCCGAGCTTCCCTTGGTCATCTGCGGCATTGTTCAAGACCGCACCTACTTCGAACGACGCGTGCAACCTCACATCGATGGTACCCGCGTGCAGTTTCTCGGCGCCGTTGGTGGCAGGCGGCGCGCGCGGATTCTGGGGCGTGCGCGAGCGCTTTTGCACTTGATCGATTTCGACGAGCCCTTCGGCTTCAGCGTAGTGGAAGCACTAGCGTGCGGGACGCCCGTCATCGCCTACCGACGGGGATCCATGCCCGAGATCCTAGAGCACGGCCGAAACGGCTTTCTGGTCGACTCCCTGGACGGCGCCGCGACCGCCGTAAACGCAGCAGCGCGCCTCGATGCACCCGAGGTTCGCGCCACAGTGGAGGAAAGGTTCGACGTTGGGCGCATGGTGGAGTCGTACTTGGACGTGTACCGCGCTGTACTCGAGCACGACGTGGCGACGTGA
- the arsA gene encoding arsenical pump-driving ATPase: MDFIQRATRNLFFTGKGGVGKTSVASATAVALAEQGRSVLLVSTDPASNLDEVLETSLGNEARPVAGVERLFALNIDPEAAALAYRERVVGPYRGVLPDAAVRSIEEQLSGACTVEIAAFDEFSKLLGDEQATTAYDHVVFDTAPTGHTLRLLQLPAAWTGFLETNVGGTSCLGPLAGLKAQQALYEGSRNALVDGARTALVLVARADVASLREAERTRLELAELGVKRQELVINGIFRAADATDAVARAMELRGSDALTGMPAGLRGLPRSELPLLPFGLVGIAALRALAAPERVRVDSTEPSVAPAPSTAGLTELLPALEANGHGVIMTMGKGGVGKTTVAVNVAIELARRGHLVHLTTTDPAAHVADALGDAESSIRVSRIDPAVETRLYSDEVMRTAGANLDAAGRALLEEDLRSPCTEEIAVFRAFARIVDEGERGFVVIDTAPTGHTLLLLDAAESYHRDVLRTAGAAPEEVRRLLPRLRDATFTKILLVTLPEATPVHEAAALQRDLLRAEIRPFAWVINQSLLPLTVTDPVLARRRAQEARFHAEVADLAERLAVAPWAAAEAQRARLDLLAPAAASSEATP, from the coding sequence ATGGACTTCATCCAGCGCGCTACGCGTAATCTGTTCTTCACGGGCAAGGGCGGCGTCGGCAAGACCAGCGTTGCGAGCGCAACCGCCGTCGCCCTTGCTGAGCAGGGGCGGTCGGTACTGCTCGTCAGCACGGACCCGGCCTCCAATCTGGACGAAGTGCTCGAGACCTCGCTCGGCAACGAGGCCCGGCCCGTCGCCGGCGTGGAGCGTCTCTTCGCTCTGAACATCGATCCGGAGGCTGCAGCCCTTGCCTACCGAGAGCGCGTGGTTGGCCCCTACCGCGGCGTATTGCCGGATGCCGCCGTTCGCAGCATCGAAGAACAGCTCTCGGGTGCGTGCACCGTGGAGATCGCGGCCTTCGACGAGTTCTCCAAGTTGCTCGGTGATGAGCAGGCGACGACGGCCTACGACCACGTCGTGTTCGATACGGCGCCGACGGGGCACACCCTTCGGCTCTTGCAGTTGCCAGCCGCCTGGACCGGCTTTTTGGAGACGAACGTCGGCGGCACGTCTTGTCTCGGGCCCCTCGCGGGATTGAAGGCGCAGCAGGCGCTGTATGAGGGGTCGCGCAACGCGCTCGTCGATGGGGCGCGAACCGCCCTCGTCTTGGTTGCGCGCGCGGACGTTGCGTCCCTGCGAGAAGCAGAACGGACGCGCCTCGAGCTGGCCGAGCTGGGGGTGAAGCGACAAGAATTGGTCATCAACGGCATCTTCCGCGCGGCGGACGCGACGGACGCAGTTGCTCGCGCGATGGAGCTGCGAGGTTCCGACGCCCTGACCGGCATGCCCGCCGGGCTTCGCGGCTTGCCGCGCAGCGAGCTGCCCCTACTGCCCTTCGGCCTGGTGGGCATTGCGGCTCTGCGTGCGCTCGCCGCGCCGGAGCGAGTTCGGGTCGACTCGACGGAACCCTCGGTAGCGCCCGCGCCGAGCACCGCGGGACTCACGGAGTTGCTCCCTGCCTTGGAAGCGAATGGCCACGGCGTGATCATGACGATGGGCAAAGGCGGCGTGGGCAAGACCACCGTAGCCGTGAACGTCGCCATCGAGTTGGCGCGGCGCGGACACTTGGTTCACCTGACGACGACGGATCCAGCCGCGCATGTCGCGGATGCACTCGGCGACGCGGAAAGTAGCATTCGCGTCAGCCGGATCGATCCGGCTGTCGAGACGCGCCTCTACTCCGACGAAGTGATGCGCACGGCTGGGGCGAACCTCGATGCGGCTGGGCGCGCGCTGCTGGAAGAAGATCTGCGCAGTCCCTGCACCGAGGAAATCGCCGTCTTTCGAGCCTTCGCCCGTATCGTGGACGAGGGCGAACGCGGCTTCGTGGTCATCGATACCGCGCCAACTGGCCACACCCTGCTGCTGCTCGACGCAGCCGAATCCTATCACCGTGACGTGCTGCGCACGGCGGGTGCGGCTCCAGAAGAGGTGCGGCGTCTCTTGCCTCGTCTGCGCGACGCGACGTTCACCAAGATCCTTCTCGTCACCCTGCCCGAGGCAACGCCTGTGCACGAAGCCGCAGCGCTGCAGCGAGATCTGCTGCGCGCGGAGATCCGACCCTTCGCTTGGGTCATCAATCAGAGCCTCTTGCCACTCACCGTCACCGACCCGGTTCTTGCGCGACGACGAGCCCAGGAGGCCCGATTCCATGCCGAAGTGGCAGATCTCGCCGAAAGACTCGCCGTTGCTCCCTGGGCGGCAGCTGAAGCGCAGCGCGCCCGGCTCGACCTGCTGGCGCCTGCAGCCGCGTCGAGCGAGGCGACACCCTGA
- a CDS encoding glycoside hydrolase family 130 protein, with amino-acid sequence MSPVPVVRTDVRLFPDPGRTITRQFIPGGDTSPDGRTRTQRVLERILALPEPQVVATLQSTCDQFSLRHPDIRTVLERNFAVVVHDIEWPDSLSSERRCLIGAYFTHEYSLGAAALSNPSMVPAPSQRGVPPGAVRFIMSLRAIGEGHVSSIQFRSGTVDERGQVALDDATPFAMTARRQPPRYEKAVFRAKLVELHSFNKTAALVLDSLPEHFQMTELEARLREVERSAASDEGVTQAVRTIHWLAASNYESWFDADSDISQRVLFPAGPTESQGIEDARFVQFAYEDGDVTYFAPYTAFDGYEVLPQLIETRDFATFRVATLNGPAAANKGIALFPRKISGRFLALARLDNENNYLIRSDDVRFWHESELLQTPRAPWELTQIGNCGSPIETEAGWLVITHGVGPMRQYCLGASLLDLHDPARVLGRLEEPLLAPIEAERDGYVPNVVYSCGSMIVGERLVLPYGFSDTGARIATLRLDDLLVELTRG; translated from the coding sequence ATGTCCCCCGTCCCAGTGGTTCGGACCGACGTTCGCCTGTTCCCCGATCCCGGGCGCACCATTACCAGGCAATTCATCCCGGGCGGCGACACGAGCCCGGACGGACGCACCCGCACGCAGCGCGTGCTGGAGCGAATTCTTGCGCTGCCTGAGCCCCAGGTAGTAGCCACGCTCCAGTCGACTTGCGATCAGTTCTCGCTTCGGCACCCGGACATCAGAACCGTGTTGGAGCGCAACTTCGCTGTCGTCGTTCACGACATCGAATGGCCGGATTCCCTCTCGAGCGAGCGCCGCTGCCTGATCGGTGCCTACTTTACGCACGAGTATTCCCTCGGCGCCGCGGCGCTCAGCAACCCATCCATGGTTCCCGCTCCCAGCCAACGCGGCGTTCCGCCCGGCGCGGTGCGGTTCATCATGAGCCTGCGCGCCATCGGGGAGGGGCACGTTTCGTCGATTCAGTTTCGGTCGGGCACTGTAGACGAGCGGGGGCAAGTCGCGCTCGATGACGCCACGCCTTTCGCGATGACGGCCCGTCGGCAGCCACCTCGCTACGAAAAGGCGGTCTTTCGCGCGAAATTGGTCGAGTTGCATTCCTTCAACAAGACCGCTGCGCTCGTGCTCGATTCGCTGCCGGAGCACTTCCAGATGACGGAGCTGGAGGCGAGGCTGCGCGAGGTCGAACGGTCCGCGGCAAGCGACGAGGGGGTGACACAGGCAGTTCGCACCATCCACTGGTTGGCAGCGTCCAACTACGAAAGTTGGTTCGATGCGGATTCCGACATTTCGCAGCGTGTGCTCTTTCCCGCAGGCCCCACCGAGAGTCAGGGCATCGAAGACGCCCGCTTCGTTCAGTTTGCCTATGAAGACGGTGATGTGACCTACTTCGCACCCTACACCGCCTTCGATGGCTACGAGGTCCTCCCTCAGTTGATCGAGACCCGCGATTTCGCCACTTTTCGGGTTGCCACGCTCAATGGCCCAGCCGCGGCCAACAAGGGAATCGCGCTGTTCCCGCGTAAGATCTCCGGACGCTTCCTGGCACTGGCGCGCCTCGACAACGAGAACAACTACCTTATTCGTTCCGATGACGTTCGTTTCTGGCACGAGTCGGAGTTGCTGCAGACGCCTCGAGCGCCGTGGGAGTTGACCCAGATCGGCAACTGCGGTTCGCCGATCGAGACCGAAGCGGGGTGGCTCGTCATCACGCACGGAGTCGGCCCAATGCGACAATACTGCTTGGGAGCGAGCCTGCTGGACCTACACGACCCCGCCCGAGTGCTCGGTCGCCTCGAGGAGCCGTTGCTCGCACCCATCGAGGCGGAGCGAGACGGCTACGTCCCGAACGTCGTGTACTCCTGCGGCAGCATGATCGTCGGTGAACGGTTGGTGCTTCCCTACGGATTCTCGGACACTGGGGCTCGAATCGCCACGCTTCGCCTCGACGACCTACTCGTCGAGCTGACTCGCGGCTGA
- a CDS encoding glycosyltransferase family 4 protein: MRELRSPVVTTLHTILPEPSAEQRRVMDQIAATSARMVVMSRHGSELLSSIHGVDPEKIDVIPHGIPDFPHRQQSKQLLGLAGKHVILTFGLLSPDKGIEYMIEALPRIAATHPDAVYVIVGTTHPHVKRRHGEVYRESLAFLAQRLGVEANVVFHDRFVTLAELAEFLSAADVYVTPYLNAEQSTSGTLAYAFGAGKAVVSTAYCHAKELLDDSRGVLVPRRDSAALGDAIVSLLDDPARRERLGANAAAHAKEMAWPAVARRYAESFERAKREHSTRRRTAFEAKSLAQRPLELPTANYAHLRLMTDDTGLLQHAKFSIPRYEDGYCLDDNARALLLMALLEDAGAEDPAAVRTMASRYLSFVSHAFDERAGHFRNFMSFGRRWTEHQGSEDSQGRALWALGAMVGRAQDPGRESLSGHLFHAALPVASSLESPRGRAFALLGISEYLRAFKGDSSVEAVGRSLADRLLVAFDAHSRADWLWCEEQLTYDNARLPQALIAFGALVSCSRMTGRGLAALDWLARMQTSDDDEFTPIGSDGFYRRGGVRPYFDQQPLEACATISACHDAWKVTGKERWAREMRRAFGWFLGQNALQASLYDPSTGGCRDGLHAQSVNENQGAESTLSFLLSLTELRMFESEVCVPPAESPEAERGAG; the protein is encoded by the coding sequence TTGAGAGAACTGCGCTCGCCGGTCGTCACGACGCTACACACGATCTTGCCCGAGCCTAGCGCGGAGCAGCGACGAGTGATGGATCAGATCGCTGCCACGTCCGCACGCATGGTCGTGATGAGTCGGCATGGCTCCGAGCTGCTGAGCAGCATTCACGGAGTGGACCCCGAGAAGATCGACGTCATCCCGCATGGCATTCCGGACTTCCCCCACCGACAGCAGAGCAAACAGCTCCTTGGCTTGGCCGGAAAGCACGTGATCCTCACCTTTGGACTGCTGTCGCCCGACAAGGGTATCGAGTACATGATCGAAGCGTTGCCGAGGATCGCGGCGACACACCCCGACGCGGTGTATGTGATCGTCGGGACGACGCACCCGCACGTGAAGCGGCGGCATGGCGAAGTGTACCGAGAGAGTCTGGCGTTCCTGGCGCAACGGCTAGGCGTGGAAGCCAACGTCGTGTTTCATGACCGCTTCGTCACGTTGGCCGAACTCGCCGAGTTCCTATCGGCGGCGGACGTCTACGTGACACCGTACCTCAATGCGGAACAGAGCACCTCGGGCACCCTGGCGTACGCCTTCGGTGCGGGAAAAGCCGTGGTTTCGACGGCGTATTGCCACGCAAAGGAGCTCCTGGACGACAGCCGCGGAGTGCTGGTCCCACGACGAGACTCGGCTGCCCTTGGCGACGCCATCGTGAGCTTGCTCGACGATCCCGCACGACGCGAGCGCCTCGGCGCCAACGCCGCCGCGCATGCCAAGGAAATGGCCTGGCCCGCAGTCGCACGACGCTACGCAGAGAGCTTCGAGCGTGCGAAGCGCGAGCACTCGACACGTCGCCGGACAGCCTTCGAAGCCAAGTCGCTGGCCCAGCGTCCTCTCGAGCTCCCCACCGCCAACTACGCACATCTGCGACTGATGACAGACGATACTGGTCTTCTGCAGCATGCGAAGTTTTCCATTCCGCGCTACGAGGACGGTTACTGCCTGGATGACAATGCCCGGGCGCTGCTGCTGATGGCGCTCCTAGAGGACGCCGGCGCAGAGGATCCCGCAGCGGTACGGACAATGGCCTCGCGCTACTTGAGCTTCGTCAGTCATGCGTTCGATGAGCGCGCCGGCCACTTCAGAAACTTCATGAGCTTCGGTCGGCGTTGGACCGAGCACCAGGGCTCGGAAGATAGCCAAGGGCGCGCGTTGTGGGCGCTGGGCGCGATGGTGGGTCGCGCGCAGGATCCGGGGCGTGAAAGCTTGAGTGGACACCTGTTTCACGCGGCTCTGCCCGTGGCGTCCAGCCTAGAGAGTCCTCGGGGACGGGCGTTCGCCCTGCTGGGTATCAGCGAGTACCTGCGTGCCTTCAAGGGGGACAGCAGTGTAGAGGCGGTAGGTCGGTCCCTCGCCGATCGATTGCTCGTCGCTTTCGATGCTCATTCCCGTGCCGACTGGCTCTGGTGTGAGGAACAGCTCACCTACGACAACGCACGACTTCCGCAGGCGCTCATCGCCTTCGGCGCCCTCGTTTCTTGCTCGAGGATGACAGGCAGAGGGCTTGCGGCTCTGGACTGGCTGGCGCGCATGCAGACCTCGGACGATGACGAGTTCACGCCGATCGGCTCGGACGGATTCTACCGACGAGGAGGCGTGCGCCCATACTTCGACCAACAACCGCTCGAGGCGTGCGCCACGATCTCGGCCTGCCACGACGCTTGGAAGGTAACCGGAAAGGAGCGATGGGCGAGAGAGATGCGCCGCGCGTTTGGCTGGTTCTTGGGTCAGAACGCGCTCCAAGCGTCGCTCTATGACCCCTCCACTGGCGGCTGTCGCGACGGACTTCATGCCCAGAGCGTCAATGAGAACCAAGGCGCCGAGTCTACGCTCTCGTTTCTGCTCTCTCTGACGGAGCTACGCATGTTCGAGAGCGAAGTGTGTGTCCCGCCGGCGGAATCGCCCGAGGCGGAGCGCGGCGCTGGATGA
- a CDS encoding cellulase family glycosylhydrolase: MNTPFAPFRVGLNYWPSRTAMAWWQRFQASEVAADFAGIAAAGFDSVRLFLTWESFQPRPDEVSTAMVDRLVSTLEIAEKAGLRIMPTLFTGHMSGANWIPPWALGGADGDARFRVISGARVVDAGIRNWYSDVHVARAQARLADALARALAGHPALWAWDLGNEASNCVRPATRLHATDWLRRIGDALREADPGVLLTIGLHSEDLEQDRMLGPAQAAEVADFVTMHGYPGYVKWARDPTDHALLPFLVHITRWLAGGLPVLFSEFGVPTRRASDPMSARALTRQGVPLVEEVAAAEYIGNALRGLHGAGATGAMVWCHADYAEQTWTSPPLDLAVHERVFGQWRTDGSAKPSLAVISAFARERQRAVAAAGADWIDIERGEFEAAPGSNLPRLYERYLATEASAASQLDE; the protein is encoded by the coding sequence GTGAATACGCCCTTCGCTCCCTTTCGAGTCGGTCTGAACTACTGGCCTTCGCGCACGGCCATGGCGTGGTGGCAGCGGTTCCAGGCGAGCGAAGTTGCGGCGGATTTCGCTGGGATCGCAGCCGCAGGCTTCGACTCCGTTCGACTCTTCTTGACCTGGGAGAGCTTCCAGCCGCGGCCCGATGAAGTGAGCACCGCGATGGTGGACAGATTGGTGTCAACGCTGGAGATCGCCGAGAAGGCGGGACTGCGCATCATGCCAACGCTCTTCACGGGCCACATGAGCGGCGCCAATTGGATCCCGCCTTGGGCACTCGGCGGCGCCGATGGCGATGCTCGATTTCGCGTGATCTCTGGCGCTCGCGTGGTCGACGCCGGGATCCGCAACTGGTACTCCGACGTGCACGTGGCACGCGCGCAGGCACGGCTAGCGGACGCGCTTGCGCGGGCCCTGGCAGGTCACCCCGCGCTCTGGGCCTGGGACCTCGGCAACGAAGCGTCCAACTGCGTGCGTCCAGCCACACGCTTGCACGCGACGGATTGGCTGCGAAGGATCGGGGACGCGCTCCGCGAAGCGGATCCAGGCGTGCTCCTCACCATCGGACTTCACAGCGAAGATCTGGAGCAAGATCGCATGCTAGGACCCGCACAAGCAGCGGAGGTTGCGGACTTCGTGACCATGCACGGCTACCCGGGCTACGTGAAGTGGGCACGCGACCCAACCGATCATGCGCTGCTGCCCTTCTTGGTTCACATCACGCGCTGGCTCGCGGGGGGTCTGCCGGTGTTGTTCAGCGAGTTCGGTGTCCCGACTCGTCGCGCGAGCGATCCGATGAGCGCACGCGCGCTGACACGGCAAGGCGTGCCGCTAGTTGAGGAGGTAGCGGCGGCCGAGTACATCGGTAACGCGCTTCGTGGTCTCCATGGGGCCGGCGCGACGGGTGCGATGGTCTGGTGTCACGCCGACTACGCCGAGCAGACGTGGACGTCGCCTCCGCTCGATCTGGCGGTTCATGAGCGCGTGTTCGGGCAGTGGCGCACGGACGGAAGCGCAAAGCCTTCCCTGGCAGTGATCAGTGCCTTTGCACGTGAGCGCCAGCGAGCGGTGGCCGCTGCTGGCGCCGACTGGATCGACATCGAAAGAGGGGAATTCGAAGCCGCACCCGGCTCGAACCTCCCCCGCCTCTATGAGCGCTATCTCGCGACGGAGGCGTCAGCCGCGAGTCAGCTCGACGAGTAG
- a CDS encoding SPOR domain-containing protein: MSRWLLLGLTLGALTASTASGHPPQRHELVAPATCLAGNWGTPRDEWRVQFGFFSDERLAARRQAALQRSGIRSDQYIAIWGATGDEEPRVLVSRAVFRDLRAATRYARQLRKRGVAAFPRRYVRYVR; encoded by the coding sequence ATGTCGCGATGGCTGCTTCTCGGGTTGACCCTCGGCGCACTGACGGCGTCGACGGCGAGCGGGCACCCGCCGCAGCGTCACGAGCTCGTTGCACCAGCGACGTGTCTTGCCGGAAATTGGGGAACTCCGCGCGACGAATGGCGCGTGCAGTTCGGCTTCTTTTCGGACGAGCGCTTGGCGGCACGGCGCCAAGCCGCGCTGCAGCGAAGCGGGATTCGTAGCGATCAATACATCGCCATCTGGGGCGCGACGGGCGACGAGGAGCCCCGCGTCCTCGTCAGCCGCGCAGTGTTCCGCGACTTGCGCGCCGCTACCCGCTACGCGCGGCAGCTGCGAAAACGTGGCGTCGCGGCCTTTCCACGTCGCTACGTGCGCTACGTACGCTAG
- the arsD gene encoding arsenite efflux transporter metallochaperone ArsD, whose amino-acid sequence MSVTLRVFDPALCCSTGVCGPSVDPELARFAADVDWLQKQGVKVERFNLSQQPAAFAETAVVREALARGTDVLPLVLVGDRIAVEGSYPSRETLAALAGVVVRKTEAAPAVSSGCCGPSAGDKPKSGCC is encoded by the coding sequence ATGTCCGTGACCCTTCGCGTTTTCGACCCGGCCTTGTGTTGCTCCACTGGTGTGTGCGGTCCGAGTGTGGATCCGGAGCTCGCCCGCTTTGCAGCCGACGTGGACTGGCTTCAGAAGCAAGGGGTGAAGGTGGAGCGCTTCAATCTTTCCCAGCAGCCTGCGGCTTTCGCCGAGACGGCGGTAGTGAGGGAGGCCCTGGCGCGCGGGACCGACGTGCTGCCGCTGGTACTCGTTGGCGATCGCATCGCGGTGGAGGGCTCGTACCCGTCACGTGAGACGCTCGCCGCGCTGGCCGGGGTCGTAGTGCGCAAGACCGAGGCTGCGCCTGCCGTGTCGAGCGGATGCTGCGGCCCGAGCGCGGGGGACAAGCCGAAGTCCGGTTGCTGCTGA